The following proteins are encoded in a genomic region of Microbacterium sp. NC79:
- a CDS encoding adenosine deaminase, translating to MSIDQHGDAKLEGVSLRSLPKVSLHDHLDGGVRPATIIELADEHGITTPAADAKALDAWFAKQGESGSLVEYLKSFELSTSVMQTEAALTRIAREFVEDLAQDGVVYGEMRWAPEQHVAGGLTLEQAVDAIQDGIEEGEDAVASRGHDIRVGQLITAMRHTDRSLEIAKLAVDYRNRGVVGFDIAGAEDGFLPSQHRDAFDYLATNFFPTTVHAGEAAGLDSIRSALIDGRALRLGHGVRLAEDLDVVGRDDEEVRVQFGDLARWVRDREIPLELSPSSNLQTGAIAAWGTEMVDHPFDLLYQLGFAVTVNVDNRTMSRTSLTRELKLLADAFEYTLEDIEAFQLNAAAAAFLAVEEREELIEIIAEGFEK from the coding sequence ATGTCAATCGACCAGCACGGTGACGCCAAGTTGGAAGGCGTTTCGCTGCGGAGCCTGCCGAAGGTGTCGTTGCACGATCACCTCGATGGCGGCGTACGCCCGGCGACGATCATTGAGCTCGCCGACGAACACGGGATCACAACCCCGGCCGCTGACGCCAAGGCGCTGGACGCCTGGTTTGCGAAGCAGGGCGAATCCGGTTCGCTCGTCGAGTACCTAAAGTCGTTCGAGCTGTCGACTTCGGTCATGCAAACTGAGGCGGCGCTGACGCGTATCGCACGCGAGTTTGTTGAAGACTTGGCCCAGGATGGCGTCGTCTACGGTGAGATGCGCTGGGCACCGGAACAGCACGTGGCCGGTGGCCTCACGCTGGAGCAAGCGGTCGACGCGATTCAGGACGGCATCGAGGAGGGTGAGGACGCAGTCGCGAGCCGCGGCCACGATATTCGTGTCGGCCAGCTCATTACCGCGATGCGCCACACCGATCGCTCACTGGAGATCGCGAAGCTCGCCGTTGACTATCGCAATCGCGGCGTCGTCGGTTTTGACATCGCTGGCGCCGAAGACGGATTCTTGCCTTCACAGCACCGTGACGCGTTTGACTACCTCGCCACGAACTTCTTCCCGACCACGGTTCACGCGGGAGAAGCAGCTGGCCTTGATTCGATTCGTTCCGCACTGATCGATGGCCGGGCGTTGCGCCTCGGCCACGGCGTTCGCCTCGCCGAGGATCTTGACGTCGTCGGTCGCGACGATGAAGAGGTGCGCGTGCAGTTTGGCGACCTTGCCCGCTGGGTGCGCGATCGGGAGATTCCGCTTGAGCTGTCACCGTCGTCGAACCTGCAGACCGGGGCGATTGCTGCGTGGGGCACCGAGATGGTGGATCACCCGTTTGACCTCTTGTACCAGCTCGGTTTCGCTGTCACCGTCAACGTCGATAACCGGACGATGAGCCGCACGTCACTCACGCGCGAGCTCAAGCTGCTTGCAGACGCTTTTGAATACACGCTGGAAGACATTGAAGCTTTCCAGCTGAACGCCGCCGCTGCCGCCTTCCTCGCGGTGGAAGAGCGCGAAGAACTCATCGAGATCATCGCCGAGGGCTTCGAGAAGTAA
- a CDS encoding flavin-containing monooxygenase: MPPLPYAIIGAGPTGLAAARALQKARIPFQGYEASTGVGGLWDIENPRSTMYESAHLISSRTTTEFTEFPMASTADYPSHRELKTYFGDFAAHFRLDEKFHFSTRVTRVRRDGSEWLVSVIDAEGEHTHRHAGVILANGTLAEPHIPSFRGEFSGEIMHTSAYKSATQLTGKRVLIIGAGNSGCDIAVDAVHHARSVDMSVRRGYYFVPRYLFGRPSDTLNQGRPLPAKIKQFIDKRILQAFTGDPVRFGFPKPNYKIYESHPIVNTLILNHLGQGDLRIRADIDRFDGTTVHFRDGSTGEYDLILLATGYKLDYPFADRADLHWTGASPDLYLNVFPPSFNGLYVLGMIEASGIGWQGRAEQAELVAAYLRAEREDPEKARAFRERVMNDPWPDVTGGYNYLGLDRMSYYVNKDAYRRVVSSTAQTLKVSA, translated from the coding sequence ATCATTGGCGCAGGTCCCACCGGTCTTGCTGCTGCGCGAGCCCTCCAAAAAGCCCGAATTCCGTTTCAGGGATATGAAGCTTCCACCGGCGTCGGTGGGCTCTGGGACATCGAAAATCCACGCAGCACGATGTATGAGTCTGCACACCTTATTTCGTCACGCACCACGACCGAGTTCACCGAGTTTCCGATGGCCTCGACGGCCGACTACCCCAGTCACCGTGAGCTAAAGACCTACTTCGGTGATTTTGCCGCCCACTTCCGTCTCGACGAGAAGTTTCATTTCTCGACCCGTGTCACGCGGGTGCGCCGCGATGGTTCCGAATGGCTCGTTAGCGTTATCGACGCGGAAGGCGAGCACACGCATCGCCATGCGGGTGTGATCCTCGCAAACGGAACGCTCGCTGAACCCCACATTCCGTCGTTCCGAGGCGAGTTCAGCGGCGAGATCATGCACACCAGCGCATATAAGTCGGCCACTCAGCTCACCGGCAAGCGCGTGCTCATTATTGGTGCGGGCAACAGCGGTTGCGATATTGCCGTCGACGCCGTGCACCACGCGCGCTCGGTCGACATGAGCGTGCGCCGCGGGTACTACTTCGTGCCGCGGTACCTGTTTGGCCGGCCATCGGACACGCTGAACCAGGGCCGGCCGCTCCCGGCAAAGATCAAGCAGTTTATTGACAAGCGCATCCTGCAGGCCTTCACCGGCGACCCGGTGCGGTTCGGGTTTCCGAAGCCGAACTACAAGATTTACGAATCACACCCCATCGTCAACACCCTGATTCTGAACCACCTGGGGCAGGGCGACCTGCGCATTCGAGCCGATATTGATCGGTTCGACGGAACCACGGTGCACTTTCGTGACGGATCGACAGGTGAGTACGACCTGATTCTGCTCGCCACCGGGTACAAGCTGGACTACCCTTTCGCAGACCGCGCCGATCTGCACTGGACGGGTGCGAGCCCGGACCTGTACCTCAACGTCTTTCCGCCGAGCTTCAACGGACTGTACGTGCTCGGCATGATCGAGGCGTCGGGCATCGGCTGGCAGGGGCGCGCCGAGCAGGCCGAGCTGGTCGCGGCATACCTGCGCGCCGAGCGCGAAGACCCGGAGAAGGCGCGCGCCTTCCGCGAACGCGTCATGAATGATCCCTGGCCCGATGTGACCGGCGGATACAACTACCTGGGCCTGGACCGCATGAGCTACTACGTCAACAAAGACGCCTACCGCCGCGTGGTTTCGTCGACGGCACAGACGCTGAAGGTGAGCGCATGA
- a CDS encoding thymidine phosphorylase, giving the protein MSIEAFDAVDVIRAKRDHKPIPEDALRWLIDAYTREYVTDAQMASFAMAVLLNGMTRDEIRVMTDAMIASGERMSFAGLGKLTVDKHSTGGVGDKITLPLAPLVASFGVAVPQLSGRGLGHTGGTLDKLESISGWRAALSNEEMFAQLGSEVGAVICAAGSGLAPADKRLYALRDVTGTVEAIPLIASSIMSKKIAEGTGALVLDVKFGSGAFMQDINRARELAETMVALGTDSGVATTALLTDMNSPLGRAIGNANEVRESVEVLAGGGPADVVELTVALAREMLSLVGQPDADVEAALKDGRAMDSWRAMISAQDGDPDAALPTPNETHTVVAPRSGVVTRLEALPFGISAWRLGAGRARPQDPVIHAAGIDLHAQVGDTVEAGAPLFTLSANDESRFSRALESLEGAWEIGDTAVVRGPLVRERITA; this is encoded by the coding sequence ATGAGTATCGAAGCATTTGACGCCGTAGACGTTATTCGCGCGAAGCGCGATCACAAGCCGATCCCCGAAGACGCGCTGCGCTGGCTGATCGACGCGTACACGCGTGAGTATGTCACCGATGCGCAAATGGCATCGTTTGCCATGGCCGTGCTGCTCAATGGCATGACCCGCGATGAGATCCGCGTGATGACCGACGCGATGATCGCATCGGGGGAGCGGATGAGCTTTGCCGGTCTCGGCAAACTCACTGTCGACAAGCACTCCACCGGCGGCGTCGGCGACAAGATCACCCTCCCGCTCGCACCGCTTGTTGCCTCGTTCGGTGTCGCGGTTCCGCAGCTCTCCGGCCGTGGCCTCGGCCACACCGGCGGCACGCTCGACAAGCTTGAGTCCATCTCGGGCTGGCGGGCGGCGCTGTCGAACGAAGAGATGTTTGCGCAGCTGGGCAGCGAGGTCGGCGCGGTGATTTGTGCGGCAGGCTCTGGCCTGGCGCCAGCAGATAAGCGTCTGTACGCACTGCGTGATGTCACCGGAACGGTCGAGGCTATTCCGCTGATTGCCTCGAGCATCATGTCGAAGAAGATTGCAGAAGGAACCGGCGCGCTCGTTCTTGACGTGAAGTTTGGTTCCGGCGCATTTATGCAAGACATTAACCGTGCGCGTGAGCTCGCGGAGACGATGGTCGCGCTCGGTACGGACTCGGGCGTTGCCACGACGGCGCTGTTGACCGACATGAACAGCCCGCTGGGCCGGGCAATCGGTAACGCGAATGAAGTGCGCGAATCGGTTGAGGTGCTTGCCGGCGGCGGACCCGCCGATGTCGTTGAACTCACGGTGGCGCTCGCTCGAGAAATGCTCTCACTCGTTGGCCAGCCCGATGCTGATGTGGAGGCCGCGCTGAAGGATGGCCGGGCGATGGACTCGTGGCGTGCCATGATTTCCGCGCAAGATGGCGACCCGGATGCAGCGCTGCCGACGCCGAATGAGACGCACACTGTCGTTGCGCCGCGGTCGGGTGTTGTCACCCGCCTGGAAGCGCTGCCTTTCGGTATTTCGGCGTGGCGTCTGGGCGCCGGACGCGCGCGTCCGCAAGACCCGGTTATTCACGCAGCTGGCATTGATCTGCACGCGCAGGTAGGCGATACGGTTGAAGCTGGTGCGCCGCTGTTCACGCTGTCGGCAAATGACGAATCCCGATTCTCTCGTGCGCTTGAATCGCTTGAGGGAGCGTGGGAGATTGGAGACACGGCAGTTGTCCGTGGTCCTCTCGTGCGCGAGCGCATCACCGCGTAA
- a CDS encoding cytidine deaminase, with protein MTDIDWDELRTAATEAMKKAYVPYSRYPVGAAALVSDGRIVSGCNVENASYGVTLCAECGLASQLAMTGGGKLVAFVCVDGHGATLMPCGRCRQLLFEHALPGMLLETVSGIRTIDEVLPDAFGPRDLEEFGR; from the coding sequence ATGACGGATATTGACTGGGACGAGCTGCGCACAGCAGCAACCGAAGCGATGAAGAAGGCCTACGTGCCGTACTCGCGCTACCCGGTCGGAGCCGCGGCACTGGTCAGCGATGGCCGGATCGTTTCCGGCTGCAACGTCGAGAACGCGTCGTACGGTGTCACGCTGTGCGCAGAGTGCGGCCTGGCATCGCAATTGGCGATGACCGGCGGCGGCAAGCTCGTCGCGTTCGTGTGCGTTGACGGGCACGGTGCCACGCTGATGCCGTGCGGTCGGTGCCGTCAGCTCCTGTTCGAACACGCACTGCCTGGCATGCTGCTGGAGACGGTGTCGGGTATCCGCACGATTGACGAGGTTCTGCCCGATGCCTTTGGCCCGCGCGACCTTGAGGAGTTTGGCCGATGA
- a CDS encoding ABC transporter permease produces the protein MTTTATAPQVEETAPRKGRFDGVGREIMMSQFPVVLGAFVLAVIAGSLLIVFTNEGVQATAGYFFAKPQDMLAAAGNAIAEAYSALFRGAIYDYTKPTFAQGIGSLMNSLHEATPLIAAGLGVGLAFRVGMFNIGGQGQILLAAAGAGWVATRMELPAGVHLIVALVVGVAFGALWAGIAGILKARTGAHEVIVTIMLNHVARYLLLFALGTQWLLQAIGSSNVKTGYMAETAVLPKLFGDQYRVTIGLVIVVIAVFFVWWLLEKSSLGFRMRVVGENPAAARTAGINVGRMYFLGMLIAGALVGIAGVTLALSSKAPFGDGVDAGIGFDAITVALLGGSTPFGILAAGLLFGMFQAGSVTMKIAQVPAELVDIVLALIVLFIAAPPLVRAIFGLPKPGKPTRAERKARKRAAVDRANLGAAMVAPSVATIAVDAADAAEEAQPIDGMPDADVISTDLAHGNVQPVEGDAVGLDPLDEEGFDK, from the coding sequence ATGACCACGACCGCAACAGCCCCGCAGGTTGAAGAAACGGCGCCCAGGAAGGGTCGTTTTGACGGCGTCGGCCGCGAAATCATGATGAGCCAGTTCCCGGTGGTCCTTGGCGCATTTGTGCTCGCCGTCATCGCCGGATCCCTGCTCATCGTCTTTACGAACGAAGGCGTGCAGGCAACGGCCGGCTACTTCTTCGCCAAACCACAAGACATGCTGGCCGCCGCTGGCAACGCGATTGCCGAAGCCTACTCAGCGCTCTTCCGCGGTGCCATCTACGACTACACGAAGCCGACCTTTGCCCAGGGCATCGGTAGCCTCATGAACTCGTTGCACGAAGCAACGCCGCTGATCGCTGCCGGTCTTGGTGTCGGCCTCGCGTTCCGTGTCGGCATGTTCAACATTGGTGGCCAGGGACAGATTCTGCTTGCCGCTGCTGGCGCTGGCTGGGTTGCGACGCGCATGGAGCTGCCCGCTGGAGTCCACCTCATTGTCGCGCTCGTCGTCGGCGTCGCATTCGGCGCGCTGTGGGCGGGTATCGCAGGCATCCTGAAGGCACGAACGGGCGCACACGAGGTCATCGTGACCATCATGCTGAACCACGTCGCACGGTACCTCCTGCTGTTCGCCCTCGGCACCCAGTGGCTACTGCAGGCCATTGGATCCAGCAACGTAAAGACGGGCTACATGGCTGAGACGGCCGTGCTTCCGAAGCTGTTCGGTGACCAGTACCGCGTCACGATCGGCCTGGTCATCGTCGTTATCGCCGTGTTCTTCGTGTGGTGGCTCCTGGAGAAGTCGAGCCTCGGCTTCCGCATGCGTGTGGTGGGGGAGAACCCGGCAGCCGCACGCACCGCCGGTATCAATGTGGGCCGCATGTACTTCCTCGGCATGCTGATCGCCGGTGCCCTCGTCGGCATCGCCGGCGTGACGCTCGCCCTGTCGAGCAAGGCTCCCTTTGGTGACGGCGTCGATGCCGGTATTGGTTTCGACGCGATCACCGTTGCCCTGCTCGGTGGATCGACGCCCTTCGGTATCCTCGCTGCTGGCCTCCTGTTTGGCATGTTCCAGGCGGGCTCAGTGACGATGAAGATCGCCCAGGTTCCTGCTGAACTTGTCGACATCGTGCTGGCACTTATCGTCCTGTTCATTGCGGCTCCGCCCCTGGTGCGCGCGATCTTCGGATTGCCGAAGCCAGGCAAGCCGACGCGTGCCGAGCGCAAGGCACGCAAGCGTGCTGCTGTTGACCGCGCTAATCTCGGCGCCGCGATGGTGGCGCCCAGCGTCGCGACGATCGCCGTAGACGCCGCGGACGCCGCCGAAGAGGCGCAACCCATCGACGGCATGCCAGATGCAGACGTGATCTCGACTGATCTCGCTCATGGCAACGTTCAGCCGGTGGAGGGCGATGCGGTCGGCCTCGATCCCCTCGACGAGGAAGGATTCGACAAGTGA
- a CDS encoding SDR family oxidoreductase → MTRVLVTGGSGFLGSHVVTALATHPDVDAVISADVRLPEHPRDGVIDATCDVTAPGSLVPILDQYNIDTVVHLAAIVNPGHDADLEYRVDVEGSRNVIDACIAAGVRRLVVSSSGAAYGYHADNPAWITEEWPTRGSDEFDYSRHKALVERMLADARIEHPQLEQVVFRIGTILGPTVKNQITALWDGNRILAIRGSESPFVFVWADDVAAAMVRASTDGPAGIFNVAGTGALTVTEIAARLGKPVLRVPAGLLSLALRIAHALRLTVHGPAQVGFLRYRPVLDNTALREQFGLTPSHTSAEAFEHYLQTHPGVARR, encoded by the coding sequence ATGACGCGCGTACTCGTCACCGGCGGTTCCGGATTTCTCGGCTCTCACGTCGTGACCGCGCTGGCCACTCATCCTGATGTCGACGCCGTGATCTCAGCCGATGTTCGCTTGCCTGAGCATCCGCGCGACGGTGTCATTGACGCCACGTGCGATGTGACGGCACCTGGCAGCCTGGTTCCGATTTTGGATCAGTACAACATCGATACCGTGGTGCATCTCGCCGCCATCGTGAACCCGGGCCACGACGCCGATCTGGAGTATCGCGTCGATGTGGAAGGCTCCCGCAACGTGATTGACGCGTGCATCGCCGCCGGGGTTCGACGTCTCGTCGTGTCGAGTTCTGGCGCCGCCTATGGCTATCACGCCGACAATCCCGCGTGGATTACCGAAGAGTGGCCCACCCGCGGCAGCGACGAGTTCGACTACTCCCGTCACAAGGCGCTCGTCGAACGCATGCTCGCCGACGCGCGCATCGAACATCCGCAGCTGGAACAGGTTGTCTTCCGCATCGGAACCATTTTGGGTCCGACGGTGAAGAACCAGATCACCGCGCTGTGGGACGGCAACCGCATTTTGGCAATCCGCGGTTCTGAATCGCCCTTCGTCTTTGTGTGGGCCGATGACGTTGCCGCCGCCATGGTGCGGGCCTCGACCGATGGTCCGGCTGGAATTTTCAACGTGGCCGGAACGGGAGCGCTCACCGTGACGGAGATCGCCGCACGCCTCGGCAAGCCCGTGCTGCGCGTGCCTGCCGGTCTGTTGTCGTTGGCCCTCAGAATCGCGCATGCGCTTCGTTTGACCGTGCATGGCCCGGCTCAGGTCGGCTTTTTGCGGTACCGCCCGGTGCTCGACAACACGGCGCTGCGCGAACAGTTTGGTTTGACGCCGTCGCACACGTCGGCCGAGGCGTTTGAACACTATCTGCAGACGCACCCGGGCGTTGCCCGCCGCTAA
- a CDS encoding bile acid:sodium symporter family protein codes for MNIDEVVLNFSPNSLVLLNVVLALIMFGIALDVAPRDFTIVAKHPKPFIVAILAQLLILPAVTFGLTLILPVTPSMALGMILVACCPPGNISQVLTHRSGGNVALSVSMTAVGNLLYIVAMPLSIAFWGSMHPTAHELLRAVELNTWQLLLDIVLIIGLPFLAGLAIRAKFPTFSKRVQPAVKWFSLIALLAFIVIALVGNWSFFIAFLGVIILVVTVHDAVALGVGYSTAAVSGLGTRERKAMTFEVGIRNAGLGLGLVFMFFDGLGGMAIVAGWWGIWDIIAGLIVASLWALHTKRKTGSAQGDASRFAPAPEATA; via the coding sequence ATGAATATCGACGAGGTTGTCCTCAACTTCTCCCCCAACTCCCTCGTTCTGCTGAACGTGGTGCTCGCGCTCATCATGTTTGGCATCGCGCTGGACGTCGCGCCGCGCGACTTCACAATCGTCGCGAAGCACCCCAAGCCGTTTATCGTGGCCATCCTCGCGCAGTTGCTGATTCTGCCTGCGGTCACGTTTGGTTTGACCCTCATTCTGCCCGTGACGCCCTCCATGGCACTCGGCATGATCTTGGTCGCGTGCTGCCCTCCAGGCAATATCTCCCAAGTGCTCACCCACCGCTCCGGAGGAAACGTCGCGCTGTCGGTGTCGATGACCGCCGTCGGAAACCTGCTCTACATCGTCGCCATGCCGCTGTCGATCGCATTTTGGGGTTCGATGCATCCCACAGCGCACGAGCTGCTGCGTGCCGTTGAACTCAATACGTGGCAACTGCTGCTCGACATCGTGCTGATCATCGGTTTGCCTTTCCTGGCGGGCCTTGCCATTCGTGCCAAGTTCCCGACGTTCTCAAAGCGCGTTCAGCCGGCCGTCAAGTGGTTCAGCCTGATCGCGCTGCTCGCGTTCATCGTCATTGCGCTCGTCGGCAACTGGTCATTCTTCATCGCATTCCTCGGCGTCATCATCCTGGTCGTCACCGTGCACGACGCCGTCGCCCTCGGCGTCGGCTACAGCACGGCAGCAGTCAGCGGCCTGGGCACACGGGAACGGAAGGCAATGACGTTCGAAGTGGGCATCCGTAACGCGGGCCTCGGCCTCGGGCTGGTGTTCATGTTCTTCGACGGTTTGGGCGGTATGGCCATCGTTGCTGGCTGGTGGGGAATCTGGGACATCATCGCTGGCCTGATCGTCGCGAGCCTGTGGGCGCTGCACACCAAGCGCAAGACGGGCTCAGCACAGGGCGACGCTTCTCGTTTTGCTCCCGCCCCAGAAGCAACCGCATGA
- a CDS encoding ABC transporter permease, with translation MTSADMSTIVEPRTVVVRSLKNPIVMTVVALAITALVVLVPRRGVANFCIQVLCSGGEGIVEVPAGPVSIAFGIVMLAIAAYSFVLANKGKKMPMALTALFIFSLVFAFATWASSGKMLTVVTLLSGALALAIPLVLGALGGVIGERAGVVNIAIEAQLLGGAFTAAAVGTMTGSPWWGLVAAVVAGALIGLVLAVFAITYYVNQVIVGVVLNVLIAGLTTFLVKAWLDPAGLNSPPLLPRVKIPLLGDIPIIGPVFFDQSVLVYIMFVIVFAVSFAMFRTRWGLRLRAVGEHPQAADTVGIKVARTRYLNVMMAGGIAGIGGAYYTLVVNPEFGENITAGAGFIALAAVIFGKWDPIKATLAALLFGFATNLQSQLSVMNSGVPSQFLAMVPYLLTIFVVAGLVGRARPPAASGEPYIKN, from the coding sequence GTGACCAGTGCAGACATGTCGACAATTGTCGAACCGCGCACCGTCGTTGTGCGCTCCCTGAAGAACCCGATCGTGATGACCGTTGTCGCACTCGCGATCACGGCACTCGTCGTGCTGGTTCCGCGTCGGGGCGTCGCAAACTTCTGCATCCAGGTGCTCTGCTCCGGCGGCGAAGGCATCGTTGAGGTGCCGGCTGGCCCCGTCAGTATCGCGTTTGGTATTGTCATGCTCGCGATCGCCGCGTACTCGTTTGTGCTCGCCAACAAGGGCAAGAAGATGCCGATGGCGCTGACCGCGCTGTTCATTTTCTCGCTGGTTTTTGCGTTTGCAACCTGGGCAAGCTCGGGCAAGATGCTCACCGTCGTCACCCTGCTTTCCGGAGCACTGGCCCTTGCCATTCCGCTCGTGCTTGGTGCTTTGGGCGGCGTGATCGGTGAGCGTGCCGGTGTCGTCAACATCGCGATCGAAGCGCAGCTGCTTGGTGGCGCGTTTACCGCTGCGGCGGTCGGAACCATGACGGGCTCGCCCTGGTGGGGTCTGGTGGCAGCCGTGGTTGCTGGCGCGTTGATCGGTCTGGTGCTGGCTGTCTTTGCCATCACGTACTACGTCAACCAGGTGATCGTCGGTGTGGTGCTCAACGTGCTGATCGCTGGCCTCACGACGTTCCTCGTGAAGGCCTGGCTGGACCCGGCTGGCCTCAACTCGCCGCCGCTACTGCCAAGGGTCAAGATTCCGCTGCTCGGCGATATCCCGATCATTGGCCCGGTGTTCTTCGACCAGTCCGTGCTCGTCTACATCATGTTCGTCATTGTTTTCGCGGTGTCGTTCGCGATGTTCCGCACCCGCTGGGGTCTGCGTCTGCGCGCCGTTGGTGAGCACCCGCAGGCGGCAGACACTGTCGGCATTAAGGTCGCACGCACCCGCTACCTCAACGTGATGATGGCCGGTGGGATTGCCGGAATCGGTGGCGCCTACTACACGCTCGTGGTAAACCCCGAGTTCGGTGAGAACATCACCGCAGGCGCGGGCTTTATCGCCCTCGCCGCCGTGATCTTCGGTAAGTGGGATCCGATCAAGGCAACGCTGGCTGCCCTGCTGTTCGGCTTTGCCACCAACCTGCAGTCCCAACTGTCTGTGATGAACTCTGGCGTTCCCAGCCAGTTCCTCGCGATGGTTCCGTACCTGCTGACCATCTTTGTTGTCGCCGGACTCGTCGGCCGGGCTCGCCCGCCGGCAGCCTCGGGCGAGCCCTACATCAAGAACTAA